A genomic stretch from Dyella sp. M7H15-1 includes:
- a CDS encoding fimbria/pilus outer membrane usher protein — translation MQANAIANLSIAHKDVGLQRRLLPALLLNALASSAYAAAPASPADPAAPSAADPVSFDNSFFPTGMAPKVDLSRFEKGNVVLPGTYRADIRLNKTWQARTDLVFVSVPGKDSAAPCYDPALLIRIGVDLKKVLTQKENPSLKKIPEGKFCGPIGDYIPGATADFDMGTQELSLSVPQIYTNQAARGYVDPSQWDAGINAGVLNYSSNVYRYTTRGQSQTSGYVGLNASASLGSWHLNTLGSLSWTQRGGTHYQNTATYLQHDIPVLQAQLVAGDTFTPGDMFDSVRVRGARLYSDDRMLPQSMRGYAPIVRGIAQTNAHVVVRQHGYIIYDANVAPGPFVIEDLYPTGYGGDLDVEVTEADGRVQRFTVPFSAVTQLLRPGQSRWSITAGKVEQLNLLDTPYIVQGTYQRGISNLITGYAGATFANGYGAMLAGAALNTSVGAFSLDITHATHQAPNQGTTNGQSLRVGYNKNLVDTGTNFSVAAYRYSTKGYVGLADAVALRDAWARGYPYSDVWRQRSRLDVNINQSLGDTFGQLFLQGSMLNYWGGAGRQVNFSAGYGNHWKSFNYSFTAQRVLQSDSQQFVPGNASLDQIPGLPSGYNVASIPGRRDTQILFTVSVPLGRSDRAPQLTAMVNRDRDGGSSSQATVSGSLGADSRFTYGATAGQTDGSGTSGSLNAQYRSPLAQLAGGYSQGGGYQQFNGGATGSVVVHRGGVTFGPPTGDTIGLVDAPNAAGATVSNSQGAKVNGSGYAIVPNLMPYQLNTVALDPKGADASLELKSTTANVAPRAGSVVKLKYDTTHGRAVMVETTLPDGRPVPFGAEVFDAQGNSVGVAGQGSRLFIRDLPDSGVLTVKWGEETTDSCQINVQLPEAKKGQQAELQTVQARCKVNVTATLLPEVMQPKASNPIESRESQKSKADMNDWENLPNVPVRGGQ, via the coding sequence ATGCAAGCCAACGCAATCGCCAACCTATCGATTGCCCATAAAGATGTCGGCTTGCAGCGACGTTTGCTGCCTGCGTTGCTTTTGAATGCATTGGCGTCATCGGCTTACGCAGCGGCTCCCGCATCACCCGCTGATCCAGCAGCACCGAGTGCAGCGGACCCGGTGAGCTTCGACAACTCCTTCTTTCCAACCGGCATGGCACCGAAGGTGGACCTGTCGCGCTTCGAAAAGGGCAACGTCGTATTGCCCGGAACGTATCGCGCCGACATACGTCTCAACAAAACATGGCAAGCGCGTACCGACCTGGTGTTCGTCAGCGTTCCGGGGAAAGACAGCGCGGCGCCCTGCTACGACCCGGCCCTGTTGATCCGTATCGGCGTGGACCTGAAAAAGGTGCTTACGCAAAAGGAAAACCCCTCCCTCAAGAAGATACCGGAAGGGAAATTCTGTGGCCCGATCGGCGACTACATACCCGGCGCCACGGCCGATTTTGACATGGGCACGCAGGAACTATCCTTGTCCGTGCCACAGATCTACACCAATCAGGCTGCGCGCGGCTATGTCGATCCCTCGCAGTGGGATGCGGGCATCAACGCCGGGGTTCTTAATTACTCCTCCAACGTGTATCGCTATACCACCAGGGGACAGAGCCAGACCAGTGGCTACGTTGGCCTCAATGCCTCGGCAAGCCTGGGCTCGTGGCATCTCAACACACTCGGCTCCTTGAGCTGGACGCAGCGTGGCGGCACGCATTATCAGAATACCGCTACCTATCTGCAACACGACATCCCCGTGCTGCAGGCGCAACTGGTTGCCGGCGACACCTTCACGCCGGGCGACATGTTCGACAGCGTTCGTGTACGTGGAGCACGCCTGTACAGCGACGATCGTATGCTGCCCCAGTCCATGCGCGGCTATGCGCCGATCGTGCGTGGTATCGCCCAGACCAATGCGCACGTGGTTGTCCGCCAGCACGGCTACATCATCTACGATGCCAACGTCGCACCGGGTCCGTTCGTTATCGAAGACCTTTATCCCACCGGCTACGGCGGTGACCTGGATGTCGAAGTCACCGAAGCCGATGGACGCGTACAGCGCTTTACCGTGCCGTTCTCCGCCGTCACGCAACTGCTCCGCCCGGGACAAAGCCGATGGAGCATCACCGCCGGCAAGGTTGAGCAACTGAATCTGCTCGACACACCATACATCGTGCAAGGCACCTATCAGCGCGGCATCAGCAATCTCATCACGGGCTACGCGGGCGCCACCTTCGCCAATGGCTACGGCGCGATGCTCGCGGGTGCCGCGCTTAACACCTCGGTGGGCGCCTTTTCGCTCGACATCACGCACGCCACCCATCAGGCGCCGAACCAAGGCACCACCAACGGCCAAAGCTTAAGGGTCGGGTACAACAAAAACCTCGTCGACACCGGCACCAACTTCTCGGTGGCCGCGTACAGGTATTCCACCAAAGGCTATGTCGGCTTGGCCGACGCCGTGGCGCTGCGCGATGCCTGGGCGCGCGGCTATCCCTACAGTGATGTATGGCGCCAGCGCAGCCGCCTTGACGTAAACATCAACCAATCGTTGGGCGATACCTTCGGCCAGTTGTTCCTCCAGGGTTCGATGCTCAACTACTGGGGCGGCGCCGGTCGCCAGGTGAACTTCTCAGCGGGATACGGCAATCACTGGAAATCATTCAATTACAGCTTTACCGCCCAACGTGTGCTGCAAAGCGATAGCCAGCAATTCGTGCCGGGCAACGCATCGCTTGACCAAATTCCCGGACTGCCGAGCGGCTACAATGTTGCCTCGATTCCGGGACGCCGCGATACGCAAATTCTCTTCACCGTCAGCGTGCCGTTGGGACGCAGCGATCGCGCGCCACAGCTCACCGCCATGGTCAATCGCGACAGGGACGGCGGCAGCAGCAGTCAGGCAACAGTGAGTGGCAGCCTCGGCGCAGACAGCCGCTTCACTTATGGCGCAACGGCCGGCCAAACGGACGGCAGCGGCACTAGCGGCTCGCTCAACGCACAGTATCGCAGTCCACTAGCACAGTTGGCGGGTGGCTACAGCCAAGGTGGTGGCTACCAACAATTCAACGGAGGTGCTACAGGCAGTGTCGTGGTGCACCGTGGCGGCGTCACCTTTGGGCCGCCTACCGGCGACACCATCGGCCTCGTCGATGCACCCAACGCAGCGGGCGCTACCGTATCCAACAGTCAAGGCGCCAAGGTGAATGGGAGCGGCTACGCGATCGTGCCCAACCTGATGCCCTATCAGCTCAATACGGTCGCGCTCGATCCCAAGGGTGCCGACGCCAGCCTGGAACTGAAATCCACCACAGCCAACGTGGCTCCGCGCGCAGGCTCTGTCGTCAAACTGAAATACGACACCACGCATGGTCGTGCCGTCATGGTCGAAACGACCCTTCCAGACGGCCGCCCCGTACCCTTTGGCGCCGAAGTATTCGATGCGCAAGGCAACAGCGTGGGCGTGGCCGGTCAAGGCAGCCGCTTGTTCATTCGTGACTTGCCGGATTCAGGTGTGTTGACGGTGAAATGGGGCGAGGAAACCACCGATTCGTGCCAGATCAATGTGCAATTGCCCGAAGCGAAGAAGGGGCAACAGGCTGAGCTGCAAACAGTGCAAGCCCGTTGCAAGGTCAACGTTACAGCAACTTTGTTACCTGAAGTGATGCAGCCGAAGGCATCGAACCCGATTGAGTCGCGCGAGTCACAGAAATCGAAAGCCGATATGAACGATTGGGAGAATCTCCCAAATGTCCCTGTGAGAGGTGGCCAATGA
- a CDS encoding fimbria/pilus periplasmic chaperone, producing the protein MTGLLLCAALLANRTEATVVINGTRVVYPAQESEVTVGLQNVGNTPSLVQVWLDAGDEKSTPESAKVPFTITPPLFRLDADKSASVRMIYSKEPLPSDKESLFWLNVLEVPPKSANDGTKNMLEFAFRTRIKVLFRPAGLPGNAASAAHKLTWKLVDGEDGKGVALQAINPTPYYVNFAEVGLSVGERSVRTRGGGMVAPGSTAIFPIKELTSRPTGGEVKAQFNVISDYGAVSTIVQPLAP; encoded by the coding sequence ATGACAGGCTTGCTTCTCTGTGCGGCACTATTGGCCAACCGAACCGAAGCGACTGTGGTGATCAACGGTACACGTGTGGTGTATCCCGCTCAGGAAAGTGAGGTCACCGTTGGGCTTCAAAATGTAGGCAACACGCCTTCGCTGGTGCAGGTGTGGCTCGATGCAGGTGATGAAAAGTCCACGCCAGAAAGTGCCAAGGTGCCCTTTACGATCACACCACCCTTGTTTCGCCTGGACGCGGACAAGAGTGCGTCAGTGCGCATGATCTATAGCAAAGAGCCGCTACCCAGCGACAAAGAAAGCCTGTTCTGGCTGAATGTACTTGAGGTTCCGCCGAAATCGGCGAACGACGGCACCAAGAATATGCTGGAGTTTGCCTTCCGTACCCGTATCAAAGTGCTCTTTCGTCCCGCCGGCCTGCCTGGGAATGCTGCGAGTGCTGCACATAAGCTCACCTGGAAGCTGGTCGATGGCGAGGATGGCAAGGGCGTTGCACTGCAAGCTATCAACCCGACGCCGTACTACGTCAACTTCGCTGAAGTGGGCTTGAGCGTCGGCGAGCGCAGCGTTCGGACACGCGGCGGTGGCATGGTGGCACCGGGTAGCACAGCGATATTTCCGATCAAGGAACTCACCAGCCGGCCTACAGGTGGCGAGGTGAAAGCGCAGTTCAATGTCATCAGCGACTACGGCGCTGTCAGCACGATAGTGCAACCGCTGGCGCCCTAA
- a CDS encoding fimbrial protein, which yields MKHIKLASAVAIAMGITFAGVASAASSNGGTITFTGTVADTTCTVTGGSGTDGGQGNFSVALDNTQPSDLAAAGDTSEPKAFTVQIGAPGQGSCTDGKVASMSFLTSSPRIDAATGALKNALSGEATNVQIQLTDSNGAINLADPSYSQQSPEIANNTASIPFSAQYLAVGGAATPGLISTSVVYAVNYN from the coding sequence ATGAAGCACATCAAGCTTGCCTCAGCGGTTGCCATCGCCATGGGTATTACCTTTGCTGGCGTAGCCAGCGCTGCATCCTCCAACGGCGGCACCATCACCTTCACGGGTACGGTGGCTGACACCACCTGCACCGTCACCGGCGGTAGTGGTACCGACGGTGGCCAAGGCAACTTCAGTGTAGCCCTCGACAACACCCAGCCATCCGACTTGGCCGCCGCTGGCGATACCTCCGAACCGAAGGCCTTCACCGTTCAAATCGGCGCCCCAGGTCAGGGTTCCTGCACCGACGGCAAGGTCGCTAGCATGTCGTTCCTGACCTCCAGCCCGCGGATCGATGCGGCAACGGGCGCGCTGAAGAACGCTCTGTCCGGCGAAGCCACCAACGTGCAAATCCAGCTGACCGATAGCAACGGCGCGATCAATCTGGCAGATCCCAGCTACAGCCAGCAGTCGCCAGAGATTGCGAACAACACGGCATCCATTCCGTTCTCCGCTCAGTATCTGGCGGTTGGCGGCGCGGCTACGCCGGGCCTGATCAGCACCAGCGTCGTGTACGCAGTGAACTACAACTAA
- the dcp gene encoding peptidyl-dipeptidase Dcp: MPRLRVLAIALSVALAACSPSSHNENGNTPGAASTAPAKTSTAAVAEAPASNPFFTASTLPYQAPPFDKIKDSDYQPAMEEGMKQQLAEVEKIANNPEASTFENTYVALEKSGVLLTRVMNVFNAITAANTDDALQKVQEDEAPKLAEHADAIHLNDKLFQRIQTVYDQRDSLKLDPESQRLVEVVYRQFVMAGAKLSEADKTKLKEYNKEEAGLEAQFNKKLLAAANNGALVVDDKAKLAGLSDEDIAAAAQAAKDRHLDGKWVLTLQNTTQQPLLQDLSDRATRQALFEASWNRAEKGDANDTRDTIERIAQLRAQKAKLLGLPNFAAWTLEDQMAKTPETVMSFMDKLAPAAVARAKLEAADIQKQIDKDQAALKQPTFKLEAWDWEHYAEEVRKAKYDLDDAQIKPYFELNNVLQNGVFFAANQLYGLTFKERKDIPVYNPDVRVFEVFDKDGKSLALFYCDYFKRDNKNGGAWMDIFVGQSKLMSTKPVIYNVANFTKPAAGQPALLSMDDVITMFHEFGHGLHGLFSDVQYPTLSGTATARDFVEFPSQFNEHWASDPKVFANYAKHYQTGAPMPQELVEKIKKARLFNKGYDMTELVAAAMLDMNWHMLGADQPKQDDDAFEVAALKKDGVDLSYVPPRYRSSYFLHIWSNGYAAGYYAYLWTQMLADDAFEGFEQHGGLTRENGDRFRAGILSRGNTVELSKLYKDWRGQNPSIEPMLIDRGLKQVPAK, from the coding sequence ATGCCTCGTCTTCGCGTACTTGCGATCGCCTTGTCCGTCGCGCTTGCTGCCTGCTCACCGTCTTCCCATAACGAAAACGGCAACACGCCCGGCGCTGCCAGTACTGCTCCGGCCAAGACCAGCACGGCTGCCGTGGCGGAAGCGCCGGCCAGCAATCCGTTCTTCACCGCCAGCACCTTGCCGTATCAGGCGCCGCCGTTCGACAAGATCAAGGACAGCGACTACCAGCCGGCGATGGAGGAGGGCATGAAGCAGCAGCTCGCCGAGGTCGAGAAGATCGCCAACAACCCTGAGGCGTCGACGTTCGAGAACACTTACGTGGCGCTGGAGAAATCCGGTGTGCTGCTTACCCGCGTGATGAACGTGTTCAACGCGATCACCGCGGCCAATACCGACGATGCGCTGCAAAAGGTGCAGGAAGACGAAGCTCCCAAGCTAGCCGAGCACGCCGATGCCATCCACTTGAACGACAAACTGTTCCAGCGCATCCAGACGGTCTACGACCAGCGCGATTCGCTCAAACTGGATCCGGAGTCGCAGCGCCTGGTCGAGGTGGTTTATCGCCAGTTCGTCATGGCCGGCGCCAAGCTATCCGAAGCCGACAAGACCAAGCTGAAGGAATACAACAAGGAAGAAGCCGGCCTGGAAGCGCAGTTCAACAAGAAGCTGCTGGCCGCGGCCAACAACGGCGCTTTGGTCGTCGACGACAAGGCCAAGTTGGCCGGCCTTTCCGATGAGGATATCGCCGCTGCGGCGCAGGCTGCCAAGGATCGTCATCTGGACGGCAAGTGGGTGCTCACGCTACAGAACACCACCCAGCAGCCGCTGTTGCAGGATCTCAGCGATCGCGCCACGCGCCAGGCCCTGTTTGAAGCCTCATGGAACCGCGCCGAAAAGGGCGATGCCAACGACACCCGCGACACCATCGAGCGCATTGCACAGCTGCGTGCGCAGAAAGCCAAGCTGCTCGGCCTGCCCAACTTTGCCGCCTGGACCCTGGAAGACCAGATGGCGAAGACGCCTGAGACGGTCATGAGCTTCATGGATAAGCTTGCCCCCGCCGCCGTGGCGCGCGCGAAGCTTGAGGCTGCCGATATCCAGAAGCAGATCGACAAGGACCAGGCCGCCCTCAAGCAGCCGACCTTCAAGCTGGAAGCCTGGGATTGGGAGCACTACGCCGAAGAAGTGCGCAAGGCCAAGTACGATCTCGACGATGCGCAGATCAAACCCTACTTCGAATTGAACAATGTGCTGCAGAACGGCGTGTTCTTTGCTGCCAACCAGCTCTACGGCCTGACCTTCAAGGAGCGCAAGGATATTCCGGTCTACAACCCGGATGTGCGCGTGTTCGAAGTGTTCGACAAGGACGGTAAATCGCTGGCCCTGTTCTATTGCGACTACTTCAAGCGCGACAACAAGAACGGCGGCGCCTGGATGGATATTTTCGTCGGCCAGTCCAAGCTGATGAGTACCAAGCCGGTGATCTACAACGTTGCCAACTTCACCAAGCCGGCCGCTGGCCAGCCTGCGCTGTTGTCGATGGATGACGTGATCACCATGTTCCACGAGTTCGGCCACGGACTACATGGCCTGTTCTCCGACGTGCAATACCCGACCTTGTCCGGTACGGCCACCGCACGTGACTTCGTGGAATTCCCCTCGCAATTCAACGAGCATTGGGCCAGCGATCCGAAGGTGTTCGCCAACTACGCCAAGCACTACCAGACCGGCGCACCGATGCCGCAGGAACTGGTCGAGAAGATCAAGAAAGCCCGCCTGTTCAACAAGGGCTACGACATGACCGAGCTGGTCGCCGCAGCGATGCTCGACATGAACTGGCATATGCTCGGCGCCGACCAGCCCAAGCAGGATGACGATGCGTTCGAAGTGGCTGCGCTGAAGAAGGATGGCGTGGATCTGTCCTACGTACCGCCGCGCTATCGTTCCAGCTATTTCCTGCATATCTGGAGCAATGGTTATGCGGCCGGTTACTACGCCTATCTGTGGACGCAGATGCTGGCCGATGATGCCTTTGAAGGCTTCGAGCAGCACGGTGGGTTGACGCGCGAAAATGGCGATCGTTTCCGTGCCGGCATTCTGTCGCGCGGCAACACGGTGGAATTGTCCAAGCTGTACAAGGATTGGCGCGGTCAGAACCCGAGCATCGAGCCGATGCTGATCGATCGAGGATTGAAGCAGGTGCCTGCGAAGTAA
- a CDS encoding OmpA family protein: protein MVKRRSLYFLVALALGGAGVVHAQDNTSIAAGSSSSDVTNTTYDDRWYLGPTVGYYHNDTKRLTNKNQIYYGLVLGKFISPNVSIDIFADRTRRTFHGYLDAGRWSSNNFGVDARYYFLDWNAWRPYVVGGVMASQHVNTFNRKVDPAAEGGVGLAKTITENIDFRGEIKYRYDWDDKTFPRRNGYGDAMVDFMLLFRLGPPPAPAAPPAPPPPPQPDCSKQFRNGVNLCDNKCPDLPEGTIVGPDGCPQKVVIDLKGVNFKFDRPKKHETNIEPTLAVPASDSMAILDQAVDTLKRYPQVHVTVAGYTDSVGTATYNQGLSERRAKIVYDYLTSHGIDASRLEGPIGHGLNDPIDTNKTAAGRARNRRTELQVQQ, encoded by the coding sequence ATGGTAAAGCGTAGGAGTCTGTATTTTTTAGTTGCACTTGCTTTGGGCGGCGCGGGTGTCGTGCATGCGCAAGACAATACTTCGATTGCCGCTGGCAGTTCGAGCAGTGACGTCACCAACACCACCTATGATGACCGCTGGTATCTGGGCCCGACGGTGGGTTACTACCACAACGATACCAAGCGTCTTACCAATAAAAACCAGATCTACTATGGTCTCGTGCTCGGCAAGTTCATTTCACCGAACGTGTCGATCGATATCTTTGCAGATCGCACACGCCGTACCTTCCATGGTTATCTCGATGCCGGCCGCTGGTCGAGCAACAACTTTGGCGTCGACGCGCGCTACTACTTTCTCGACTGGAATGCGTGGCGTCCGTACGTGGTTGGCGGCGTGATGGCCAGCCAGCACGTCAACACCTTCAATCGCAAGGTTGATCCGGCAGCCGAAGGCGGTGTCGGTCTTGCCAAGACGATCACCGAAAATATCGATTTCCGCGGCGAAATCAAGTATCGCTACGATTGGGACGACAAGACCTTCCCCCGGCGTAACGGCTATGGTGATGCCATGGTGGATTTCATGTTGCTGTTTCGTCTTGGCCCGCCGCCAGCCCCGGCCGCACCACCCGCACCGCCTCCGCCACCCCAGCCTGATTGCTCCAAGCAGTTCCGCAACGGTGTGAACCTGTGCGACAACAAGTGCCCGGATCTGCCGGAAGGCACGATCGTCGGTCCGGATGGCTGTCCGCAGAAGGTCGTGATCGACTTGAAGGGCGTGAACTTCAAGTTCGACCGTCCGAAGAAGCACGAAACCAACATCGAACCGACGCTGGCCGTGCCGGCATCCGATTCAATGGCGATCCTGGATCAGGCGGTGGATACGCTCAAGCGTTACCCGCAGGTGCATGTCACCGTTGCCGGTTACACCGACAGCGTGGGCACGGCCACTTACAACCAGGGCCTGTCGGAACGTCGTGCGAAGATCGTGTACGACTACCTAACCTCGCACGGTATCGATGCAAGCCGTCTGGAAGGTCCGATCGGCCATGGTCTGAACGATCCGATCGACACCAACAAGACCGCCGCCGGTCGCGCACGCAACCGTCGTACGGAATTGCAGGTTCAGCAGTAA
- a CDS encoding alpha/beta hydrolase: protein MERHGQVQADNRHATDQSGATWLTMPDGQVLYLRDWPNPSARDAVLIVHGLGEHSGRYERLARWFLTRGYAVRSYDQRGHGHTPGQRAAIRRSDDLLRDLAVVYNDYTASFGRQPLLLGHSMGGAVALRTVLDGRVEPPALILSSPALRTYEALWLRRLAALLTRILPNLPLRNGLPLDGLSHDSKVIEDYRNDALCNPGAITPRLADFIFRAGVSSIADAWRLKVPTLLLVAGSDRLVDPSGSRDFADGAWVTKQLTSRFFDTLFHELFNETETGRHQVLAQLSDWLRRSSAV, encoded by the coding sequence ATGGAACGACACGGGCAAGTGCAAGCCGACAATCGTCACGCAACCGATCAATCGGGCGCGACATGGCTGACCATGCCGGACGGACAAGTGCTGTATCTGCGCGACTGGCCGAATCCGTCTGCGCGCGATGCCGTGTTGATCGTGCATGGACTGGGCGAGCACAGCGGACGTTACGAACGGCTCGCCCGATGGTTTCTGACACGCGGTTATGCAGTGCGCAGCTATGACCAGCGCGGCCACGGCCATACGCCAGGCCAGCGCGCCGCCATCAGGCGCAGCGACGACCTGCTGCGGGATCTGGCGGTTGTCTACAACGATTACACCGCCAGTTTTGGCAGGCAACCCCTGCTGCTTGGCCACAGCATGGGTGGTGCAGTGGCGCTACGCACTGTGCTCGATGGTCGGGTTGAGCCACCGGCCCTGATTCTTTCCTCTCCCGCCTTGCGTACTTACGAGGCGCTGTGGCTGCGCCGGCTGGCGGCTTTGTTGACACGCATCCTGCCCAATCTGCCCTTGCGTAACGGTTTGCCGCTGGATGGTTTGTCACACGATTCCAAGGTGATTGAAGACTATCGTAACGACGCGCTTTGCAACCCGGGAGCGATCACGCCACGCTTGGCGGATTTCATCTTTCGCGCTGGCGTGTCTAGCATCGCTGATGCGTGGCGTCTGAAGGTGCCGACACTGTTGCTGGTCGCGGGCAGCGACCGGTTGGTCGACCCTTCAGGCAGTCGTGATTTCGCGGATGGCGCGTGGGTGACGAAACAGCTCACCAGCCGCTTCTTTGACACGCTGTTCCATGAGCTGTTCAACGAAACGGAAACGGGACGCCATCAGGTGCTTGCCCAGTTGAGTGATTGGTTGCGACGCAGTAGCGCGGTCTGA
- a CDS encoding CsbD family protein, with protein MNQDMIKEQWKSLTPNIKQHWGKLTDDDLKVSDGSINYLTDKVEKRYGISHSEAEKQVREFETQIGSHTSSNRHH; from the coding sequence ATGAACCAGGACATGATCAAGGAACAGTGGAAGAGTCTCACCCCAAACATCAAACAGCATTGGGGAAAGCTGACCGATGACGATCTGAAAGTCAGCGATGGCAGCATCAATTATCTGACTGACAAGGTAGAGAAACGCTATGGCATCAGCCACTCCGAAGCCGAAAAACAGGTTCGCGAGTTCGAGACTCAAATAGGCAGTCACACCTCGTCCAACCGGCACCACTGA
- a CDS encoding AcvB/VirJ family lysyl-phosphatidylglycerol hydrolase, which yields MKFRVTAIIVCLAIAAAIIIWTPPLRPRLEDATVKLMPTVPAPAGHDDVLAVFYSGDGGWRDLDKEMGKRLVARGVPVLGVSCLDYYWRNRSPEQSAQELDALITKYTMQWHKQKVWLIGFSFGADVLPTIVNKLSRANRERIVQMVLLSPSQDVSFEVELEGYIMMRENWLKTHIKEVMQWINPVPHYPAMPPITALQNKPPVICYYGHDDSDDTICDDHKLPKWVKVYEMPGDHHFNYDYDGLATRMIGDLPTGAAYLTHTTQAPMTML from the coding sequence ATGAAATTTCGCGTTACCGCGATCATAGTCTGCCTGGCGATCGCCGCTGCCATCATCATCTGGACGCCCCCGCTCCGCCCGCGGCTTGAGGACGCGACCGTCAAGCTGATGCCCACCGTGCCGGCGCCGGCTGGGCATGACGATGTACTGGCCGTGTTCTATTCGGGTGACGGCGGCTGGCGCGATCTGGACAAGGAAATGGGCAAGCGACTGGTCGCGCGCGGTGTACCGGTGCTTGGAGTGAGCTGCCTGGACTACTACTGGCGCAATCGTTCGCCCGAACAATCCGCACAGGAACTCGATGCACTGATCACCAAGTACACCATGCAATGGCACAAGCAAAAAGTGTGGTTGATCGGTTTCTCGTTTGGCGCCGACGTGCTTCCCACTATCGTCAACAAGCTGAGCCGCGCCAATCGCGAGCGCATCGTACAAATGGTGCTGCTCTCGCCCAGCCAGGACGTGAGCTTCGAGGTGGAACTGGAAGGCTACATCATGATGCGCGAGAACTGGCTCAAGACACATATCAAGGAAGTGATGCAGTGGATCAACCCAGTGCCGCACTACCCTGCAATGCCACCCATTACCGCGTTACAAAACAAACCTCCTGTGATCTGCTATTACGGCCACGACGACAGCGACGACACCATCTGCGATGATCACAAACTGCCCAAATGGGTGAAAGTCTACGAAATGCCGGGTGATCACCATTTCAACTACGACTATGACGGCCTCGCCACACGCATGATTGGCGATTTGCCCACGGGCGCTGCGTACTTGACGCACACGACACAAGCTCCCATGACAATGCTGTGA